Part of the Nicotiana tabacum cultivar K326 chromosome 20, ASM71507v2, whole genome shotgun sequence genome, cgagaccgccagagcccaggaccacgaagcccgggaccgcgaggcccggcccgttaggcccactaaggcccgggcccgggacaaaatacagcatTAGATAGAAACACAGCACAGCCATATAACTGCATTCAATTCTGTCTGTCCACCTTAATCTTCCAAAATCCTTTAGCCAAAGATCATAGTCTTGCAAAAAGACAAGTGGAGATAAACAGGATCCTAATCTGGATAGAAATCTATGCAACTTTATAAACAACTTCTGCTTTAGATGATGCCCGACGAAACTTTGTTATCTCTGCGAGTACCTTGAGTCTTGTTTCAGGAGAATTATCTCCTACCCCGGGCTCGATTAGCATTCTGATGAGCATTGGAGACTTGGCTAAGAGAAGCTGGATAAGTTCCATTTCAGGAACTAAGCCTATTATACCTGTAAGCTTAACAGCTCTCAGGTGATTCAATGTCACATCTGAGAAGCTTTCAACTTCACGAGATTCTAGAGCAGCAAGCTCCTCCATAACATCATCATCCCCAGAATCTGAATCATACAACTATAAAataacaaatgttcatccttTTGAGCTAAAATTGAGGATTAATGATTATGACATAAGTGTATAAGAGAATAGAGGAGAAAGAAAAAAGTTGAACCTGAATTTCAATGTCCTGTAAATATGGGGAGCTTCTTATCAAGCAAAGAACACATGAAGCCTCATCTACGGCATCTAGACATATGTCAGATAGGTAAAGACGTTTAAGACAGTTAAGAGGAGAGAGGAGCTGTTTTGGTACTTTGCCTGCTAAGAACTAAAAACACAACGCCAAAAATCAAAATGTCTCAAGCCCAAAAAATAGCGCCATGAAAATAAACTACAATGAGTCATGACACAACAATTACCTGGACACTATAACAATTCAAGTGGAGATGCTCGAGAGCAGGAAAAGACTCAAGAAACTTGGCAATATCACAGCTTCCTCCCTCATCTATATCTACAAGTGAAAGTTTTGCAAGAAGAGGGACATCcattaaggaaattaattttaaACTGCCTGTGAAGTCAAAGGATATCAACTTGGGAGCTTTAATTTGAATGTGATCGGAGATACTTGATTGCAGCACAAGCTGCTCGAGCAACGGGCTGTAAGAGATTAAACTTACAagaaatttggaagaaattgtGACTTCACAAAGTTCGAGGGCAACTAACTTATCAAATCCTTTGAAAGCAGGTGGAGGATTTATTAAACATTTATGGAGACTCAGATGTCTTATTTGAAAACatgtgaaaaatgaagaaggcaATTTGTATAGGTTATCCTTCGGAAATTGAAGAACAAGATGCTGAATGCCATTCCTAGAGAGAAAACATATCAAGTTATCAATTTTAGGACAGTTTCTCAGATCACCAATGGAGAGGGTAAACTTAGTAAGTGGTCCTACATGGAGGGTCAAAAGGTGGTACATGATGTCTGTAAATCTAATTGTAGGGGATATTAAGTTATTCGTCGTTTTCCAAAATGCTTGATCAAGTGTCAACTTTTGAAGTCTGCACCAAGTATACCTCCATTTCTTCGATAAGATGCTTGTCCTAACAGCATCTCGTAAAGGCAAATGTATTACAATGGCATCTATTACATTCTCTGGAAGATAGCTAAGTATATCGGGAGGTACAATTCGACAACTATGATTCTTGCCCTTCTTATGCATCATATAACACTAATTGCCAGTAAGAACCTGCAGAAACTAAACAATAATACGAAGGTAAGAAATTGCATAACTATCTGGACAGAGTAAAAATACATGACATAACAGCTATTCACATTGTTAACCAACATGCTAAAACAGTAAGATGAAAAGAATGGCTGCATTCAAATTGAAACCACTTATCTCTCTCCTATAACATCTTTGAATCTACAGCAAGAATCCCTTTTATCGACTGACATCTACAGCTACAAGATAATGAGAAAAACTATTATCCAACATTCGGCAACATTCACTCACAAAATCAGCTTAGTTGTTATTTCACAGCTTTGGCTAGATTGGACATCAAACTAATACCTCCATTACTAAAATTTGCATAGCCTAGTTGAGCTTAGTAGTTTTATACTCACAATTTGCATCAGCTAAGCTTGCTTGGCAAGTAAATCCTGCCCCACCTTATACTACTAAGTTATCACAACATGATTGTAGAAGGCAAAGTTTCTTAAGTTATCATACTCACTAACGATTTGATTTAAATAGTAACTGATGGCAGAACACCAATTGTAGAACAAGCTTCCTCTAACCAAAGAGTCCCTTTTTAACTAGCAAAATTGATTTTTCTTGTGGTCACTCGACACCACCAGTAGCAGATGTAGCTTATTAGCTCCAAGTTCAACCGAACCCGGtaatttttacatgaaaaatgaaTACATATGTGAAAACCCCTAAAATGGTATATTCTGAATCCATAATTTCAAAAGTACGATAAGTTCAGTGCTAAGAACTTTAAGGGCTGAACCTACCAAGTTCCATCTTTTATAGGATGCATGTAAGTTGCCGATTGAACCCTTATCATAATCAGGGGCGTATCTAGTATAGAAGCTATGATTCATGTCTCAGACCTTGTATATTTACCTAAAAgttcattaaatatgtacaaatattatattttgaacccATTAAATTAGGTGCGATGGAGTAGAATTTCAAATCTAAACCCACAAAGTTCAAATCCTTGATCCGCCTCTGCTCATAATAAGAAAATACATTAACCTATTGCAAAAGTGATATGATGGAGATTAATGAAAATTATACTAAGTAGCAAATACTTTGATTTAGTTTACATGTTCAGCACAAGTAATACGGGACTGAAAAAGATCACAAACTGAGTTATTTGCTTCCATTTATACATAGGAAACATTTCAAATAATTTACATCAAGGACCAATTTCAAACCAATCCAAAATGTTTACGTCAACtcaattaagagaaaaatcaatctagctgtcatttcttcttcttctttatttttttaaaataataaagatTCTTTTTTTCCCAGTCCCCTCATTGTACTAAAGCCAAAAGTGTCGCCACCCAAAATCCCActaagtcgtgatgacacctaactcaacccgctaggtaagctaaaCATATATAAATTACAACTAAACTGAGAATCAACAATGTATATAATAGAAACTAACAACCGAATTCAATACAGAAACATCAATTGCTTCTAAAACTTAAGAAAATATTCCAAAAGAAAGCTACTTTTCTTGACTTACTGAAATGATGCTCATACCCAAGAaaaccaacaataccaacatcAATCAAAATAGAAAGATATGATTTTTAGAAAACAAAAGACGAGGTAGCAGATTTTCAGCTTACCAAGACTTGAGATTATGAATTTGGAAAATCCAAAAAGGAGTATCAAATAGCCTTATGCGTACTTTGGGTCCTTTTTGTACTTTTTTGGGTTCATTCGGAAAGAGGTTTCTTCAAATGAAGGGGAAAGAGAAACCCTAAAATTATGGAGTAATTAGGGCTGTCCATTTGGGGGGAAATGCCAAATTTAATTAACCCAAATTAATGTTGTGTTATAGTGCCGGGTCTATTTACTTGTTATTGCTATTGTTTACATCTATTTTCTGGCTTTTATGTTGATGTTATTATTGCTTTGGTTTGTGTTGATAATACTGATATATTTGCTTTCTCAGGGGTAAGATTTGCGTATGCACTAACTTTCTCAGGccccacttaaactaaaaataaccgaCGGATGtgtaataaatatataatttatgtataactATGTATACTTTATATATACCGACTAGAAAAAGTTAACAGTGAATCTAGCCagctatttgtgtaacaatcacatttgttcttaaattttatgaaATTAGTCATTCACACACCCATTTTTCATATGAATTTTTTCATtcatatacaatatttgaaacctTATTATGAAAAATGTTCAGATTTTTGTATTTACCCGACCTAAACATGTTTTagctacaaaatatatacatatacctTAAAAGGCTCCCATACATTATTAGTGCATTCAGTCAAGGGATTTAATTATacattttttccttttatctctCATCTTTCCCCTTTTCTCTCCGGATCTTCCACCCTTGCAGCAGTCTAAGCCAACTACTGTATCCCTTGATTTTAGTTTTCAATTTTGGTAAAATAAAAATATCCCTCACAAACTTCGTAATTTTCCCTCCATCCAATTCATCTATCTTTGCACACAAAGCACTCAGTTGACCATCATTAAATGAAATTCGAAAATCTAAGTGATTTTATTAGATATTCTCTACTGGCAAGCCAAATTTGAGAAAAAAGATATGGTTCCACCATTGTCAAGTTGAAGCTTCATCTGATTTCAATTAAACTCAAATGTTTGTGTTGAAAATCAATTAAATGTTGCTCAATCTTGTTGGAAATAGCTTGGAGTCGTCAACTTTGACGTAAAATTCGAAGCCAAGATTTTGAAGAATACAGCTATGTATGTGTTCGCAACAAATTTTTgtattataaaaaataaactgcaacaaaaataatatgaagaaaaagagattttattgatgaatattTGTGAGTACAATTCTTTATATCCCTTGATTCTCCTCTATGAAATTCTCCGTAATTTGAGGGCTTGAGAAGCgtatttctcgaatgtaggaCGATGTAGACCTCCTACTAATGTATTTAATCGCCAAGAACGTCAAGCAGTACTTTGTTGTTTCGGGTTGATCTCCCGGAAGAACTCCGTGGACCACTCCTTTGTAGAAGAACTACGCACTTGATGATTGATCTTTCTGTTTGTGGATGCTTCTCTTCTCCAACTCTGAATCTCCCCAGAGAGTTatgtaacccctctatttatagttatTGAGGATGAGACAGTACAGTTACATATGAACTCTCTTGCTTGATTCTGATTGGCTCATGTTAGTCATCAAACTTATCACATAAGCTATGTGATAAGCTTGCTTGTGATTGGCCAAGACATGTCATTTTAGACACTTGGCAACTCTTGATTGGTCACTGTTTTAGACTGGGATTGCCACATCATTTCACACGTGGCATAATCTTATTGACTTTGAGTTTGACTGGATATGCCATGTCACTTGACACATGGCATGAGTCTGGGCCTTAAGATGAAATGGACCTTaggtataaaaataataaaatggactaATTTAATTTGTAAAGTCCACATTAATTATTTAACGCAATTGAATTTAATCAAAATTTTGTATGAATTAGATTCGATAATTTTATACTCTACTTCAAAGCTCGTTGAAGTGTAAGCTTAATCAACGACCAAAAAAAAAACGAGATTTGAAGTACTGATAGAGCCATTGACTCCATTTCTCACTGGAATCAAATTGCACATGTCGTAAAAATACTTGGCCTTTAGGTTGCGGACCAATGTAATTCTTTAATTGTAATTGATCCTTTGTGCAAGTTTGTACAATCGACATGGTATTGCCAGCAATCTAGTTACGAGCCCATTTCATTTAATCCACTAACTTTCTTTGCTCCAGCATACAATCCTCGGTATTGGACAATGAGACCATTCCTTACAATTGAATAGAAATTTCATAGGAACTTAACCAGGCTAACTCCGTCTGGGTCTCTGAATGGTTAACCTAATCACCCCCCTATAAAAGCAGCTCAAGTTATGATAAATTATGCAAGACTTTTCAACGTCTCAAGAGGGTACGAAACATGAGTCATGCCTTTAACAATTGACGTCAACTCTCCTTTGATGAAAGCATAATTATATCAGCAGTAGCAAAGAATTAGTATTGCCTTGGATTTACTTCTACCTGATATCAAATTCTATTGGGGTGCTGGCTTCTCTTACACGGTGGATAGCTCTTTGCTGCAGCGGCGTTGACATACTCAACTCCCAGGCCTTGTCCAGTTTCTGCTACACATAGATGAATCTGACGAGccatgagggaagacatgacgaaCCGCGAATTAGGTGACTTTGAAGATTATGGAAGCATTCCAAAAAATACCAGCGCTGATGCTTCATGATATTGTGGATTCTATGTTCCATTGAATTCTTTGCAAGCTCAATAAAAATCTACCGATGTAGGGAAATCGACATGCCATTGACACCGAAACTTGCGGTTGAATCGGGAGCTTCGTGCAATTGGCACCGATCCTTGTAGCATCAAGAAGCTTCGTGCAATTGGCACCGATCCCTGTAGAATCAAGAAGCTGCGTGAAATTAGCACCGTGAGCTACGTTCTCtatcaccttttttttttttgcagccTTGGCAAGAGAGCTTTATGGAGAACATCAACTTCTTGCTGTTTGACGAGCAAACACATGGACCATCTTCTTCTTATACTTGATGAGCGAGCATGTGGCACATCTCATCCTTGTGGATTGGCGCAGAGGAGGCATATGAAGTGTCCTTTCAACCTTGGATACAAAATCTCTACTCTTGGAGGCTTGGAGAGACAATATTTCAttatgatgatgtccatctcattgaagaagtattaggcatgtgcctaataagagttttctttggtttggtagccaacctttttgaatttctttggtttggtagccaactttgttgaattgtgaaaagtgtgtgtaaattgtcaaatatggtaggctttagagagtgaaactttggctataaaaggagagcttcaactctcatttccacacaccaacaaagagagaaagaaagagtgaggtttcacagacaaggtataagaaaatagtctgtgaagaaaatagagagtgagcgatattgtagtgaggtgggaatatcaaaagagggttatttcttttgagtgttgtagtggtctttggagtatttatctccgacctacaaagtgtaaaattccttactatagtgatatcagttgctcctctcggggtcgtggttttttcccttattcagaagggttttccacgtaaaaatcttggtgtcattattactcttttattattgttaattaccgtatctcggtgctacattattattctgctttattaccgtgaatattattttggtaaggggtttattcccaacaactggtatcagaacACAGGTTTtgctcgttcactgaaatactattcactgtcggtagtactatacttggtgaaaaataaaaatgtccggagtaaagctcgaggtagcaaaattcaacggagataacggtttctcaacatggcaaagaaggatgagagatctgctcatccaacaaggattacacaaggttctagatgttgattccaaaaagcATGATACCATGAAaactgaggattgggctgacttagATGAAACAGCTGCTAGTGCAattaggttgcacttatcagatgatgtggtaaataacatcattgatgaagacactgcacgtggaatttggacaaggttggaaagcctatacatgtccaaaacgctgacaaataaattgtacctgaagaagcagttatacgccctacacatgagtgaaggtacgaatttttttgtcacatttaaatgtgtttaacgaactaatcacacagcttgccaacctcggagtgaaaatcgaggaagaagataaagccatcttgctattgaactcgttgccatcttcgtacgataatttggcaacaaccatcctgcacggtaagactactattgagttgaaagatgtcacatcggctcttctactcaatgagaagatgagaaagaagcctgaaaatcaaggacaggctctcatcacagaaggtagaggcaggagttatcaaaggagttcgaacaactatggtagatccggagctcgtgggaagtcaaagaaccgatccaaatcaagagtcagaaattgctacaactgtaatcaaccaggtcacttcaaaagagattgcccaaatccaaggaagggcaaaggtgaaaccagtggccagaagaatgacgacaacacagccgccatggtgcaaaata contains:
- the LOC107763098 gene encoding F-box/FBD/LRR-repeat protein At1g13570; translated protein: MMHKKGKNHSCRIVPPDILSYLPENVIDAIVIHLPLRDAVRTSILSKKWRYTWCRLQKLTLDQAFWKTTNNLISPTIRFTDIMYHLLTLHVGPLTKFTLSIGDLRNCPKIDNLICFLSRNGIQHLVLQFPKDNLYKLPSSFFTCFQIRHLSLHKCLINPPPAFKGFDKLVALELCEVTISSKFLVSLISYSPLLEQLVLQSSISDHIQIKAPKLISFDFTGSLKLISLMDVPLLAKLSLVDIDEGGSCDIAKFLESFPALEHLHLNCYSVQFLAGKVPKQLLSPLNCLKRLYLSDICLDAVDEASCVLCLIRSSPYLQDIEIQLYDSDSGDDDVMEELAALESREVESFSDVTLNHLRAVKLTGIIGLVPEMELIQLLLAKSPMLIRMLIEPGVGDNSPETRLKVLAEITKFRRASSKAEVVYKVA